From Ictidomys tridecemlineatus isolate mIctTri1 chromosome 2, mIctTri1.hap1, whole genome shotgun sequence, the proteins below share one genomic window:
- the Hhatl gene encoding protein-cysteine N-palmitoyltransferase HHAT-like protein, translating into MSWLVARERDTGSLGARAQTKVRPRCPCLSLCLWPPPPPPASLRLPAASSSAALCSAPLQEGHLLPTLLLPLLCLLSPLTAHSLEGVGTPGLDTPHRGPRAQLVGQTHSRIQGPRSPEVGSVPGSLAASSSPVQAMGIKTALPAAELGLYFLVLSGSLAYAGRGLLEASQDGAHRKAFRESVRPGWEYIGRKMDVADFEWVMWFTSFRNVIIFALSGHVLFAKLCTMIAPQLRSWMYAVYGALAVMGTMGPWYLLLLLGHCVALYVASLLGQPWLCLGLGLASLASFKMDPLISWQSGFVTGTFDLQEVLFHGGCGFTVLRCTSFALESCARPDRRYSLADLLKYNFYLPFFFFGPIMTFDRFHTQVSEVEPVRPEGELWRIRAQAGLSVVAIIAVDIFFHFFYILTIPNDLKFANRLPDSALAGLAYSNLVYDWVKAVVLFGVVNTVARLDHLDPPQPPKCITALYVFGETHFDRGINDWLCKYVYDHLGGEHSAVIPELVASVATFAITTLWLGPCDIVYLWSFLNCFGLNFELWVQKLAEHGPLAQVEARLSEQMSRRVRALCGAINFWAIIMYNLVSLNSFEFTELVARRLLLTGFPQTTLAILFVTYCGVQLVKEHERTLALEEEQRQDKEKLE; encoded by the exons ATGTCCTGGCTAgtagcaagagagagagacacaggatCTCTAGGGGCAAGGGCACAAACTAAAGTGAGACCCAGGTGTCCCTGTCTGAGTCTGTGCCTCtggccaccccctccccccccagccTCCCTGCGGCTCCCTGCGGCCAGCAGCTCTGCAGCACTCTGCTCAGCTCCGCTCCAGGAAGGCCACCTCCTCCctaccctcctcctccccctcctctgcctGCTGTCACCACTCACCGCTCATAGCCTCGAGGGGGTGGGGACCCCAGGGCTGGACACACCCCACCGTGGCCCCAGAGCTCAGCTGGTCGGACAGACGCACAGTCGGATACAAGGACCCCGGAGCCCCGAGGTGGGCAGTGTGCCAGGGTCCCTCGCAGCCTCCTCAAG ccctgtccaggCTATGGGCATCAAGACAGCACTGCCTGCAGCTGAGCTGGGTCTCTACTTCCTGGTGCTGAGTGGGTCCCTGGCCTATGCTGGCAGGGGCCTCCTTGAAGCATCCCAAG ATGGGGCCCACAGGAAGGCCTTCCGGGAGTCTGTGCGACCCGGCTGGGAGTACATTGGCCGGAAGATG GATGTAGCTGACTTTGAGTGGGTGATGTGGTTCACTTCCTTCCGAAATGTCATCATCTTCGCCCTCTCTGGACACGTGCTGTTTGCCAAACTCTGCACAATGATTGCCCCCCAG CTCCGCTCCTGGATGTATGCTGTGTACGGAGCCCTGGCTGTGATGGGCACAATGGGCCCTTGgtacctgctgctgctgcttggcCACTGTGTGGCCCTCTATGTGGCCTCACTCTTGGGTCAACCCTGGCTCTGTCTTGGCCTTGGCCTGGCCAGCCTGGCCTCTTTCAAGATGGACCCCCTCATCTCCTGGCAG AGCGGGTTTGTAACAGGCACTTTTGATCTTCAAGAGGTGCTGTTTCATGGGGGCTGCGGCTTTACCGTGCTGCGTTGCACCAGCTTCGCACTGGAGAGCTGTGCCCGCCCTGACCGCCGCTACTCCCTAGCCGACCTGCTCAAGTACAACTTCTACCTGCCCTTCTTCTTCTTTGGGCCCATCATGACCTTTGATCGCTTCCACACTCAG GTGAGCGAGGTGGAACCAGTGAGGCCCGAGGGCGAGCTGTGGCGCATCCGGGCCCAGGCAGGTCTCAGCGTGGTGGCCATCATAGCAGTGGACATCTTCTTTCACTTCTTCTACATCCTCACCATCCCCAATGACCTCAAGTTTGCCAATCGCCTCCCAGACAGCGCCCTCG CTGGCCTGGCCTATTCAAACCTGGTGTATGACTGGGTGAAGGCTGTGGTCCTCTTTGGTGTCGTCAACACCGTGGCGCGCCTGGACCACCTGGacccgcctcagcctcctaagtgcaTCACTGCGCTCTATGTCTTTGGGGAAAC ACACTTTGACCGGGGCATCAATGACTGGCTTTGCAA ATATGTGTATGACCACCTTGGTGGGGAACACTCTGCAGTGATCCCAGAGCTGGTGGCCTCAGTGGCCACATTTGCCATCACCACTCTGTGGCTTGGGCCTTGTGACATTGTCTACTTGTGGTCATTCCTTAACTGCTTTGGCCTCAACTTTGAGCTGTGGGTACAGAAGCTGGCAGAGCACGGGCCTCTTGCACAAGTTGAG GCCCGTCTGTCAGAGCAGATGTCCCGTAGGGTCCGGGCTCTTTGTGGGGCCATAAACTTCTGGGCCATCATCATGTACAACCTTGTGAGCCTGAACAGCTTCGAGTTCACAGAACTGGTCGCCCGACGTCTGCTACTTACAG GGTTCCCCCAGACCACACTGGCCATCCTGTTTGTCACCTACTGTGGTGTCCAGCTGGTGAAGGAACATGAGCGAACCCTGGCactggaggaggagcagaggcaggACAAAGAGAAGCTAGAGTAG
- the Klhl40 gene encoding kelch-like protein 40: MTLGLEQAEEQRLYQQTLLQDGLKDMLDHGKFLDCVVRAGEREFPCHRLVLAACSPYFRALFLAEPETAGELRLEDVSPDVVAQVLNYLYTSEIALDEASVQDLFAAAHRFQIPSIFTICVSFLQKRLCLANCLAVFRLGLLLDCARLAVAARDFICSRFTLVARDADFLGLSADELIAIISSDGLNVEKEEAVFEAVMRWAGSGDAEAQAERQRALPTVFESVRCRLLPRAFLESRVERHPLVRAQPELLRKVQMVKDAHEGRITMLRKKKKDKGKETAGTKEADKGSNEAKTGEDEEDERVLPGILNDTLRFGMFLQDLIFMISEEGAVAYDPAANECYCASLSTQIPKNHVSLVTKENQVFVAGGLFYNEDNKEDPMSAYFLQFDHLDSEWLGMPPLPSPRCLFGLGEALNSIYVVGGRELKDGESSLDSVLCYDRLSFKWGESDPLPYAVYGHAVLSHMDLVYVIGGKGSDRKCLNKMCVYDPKKFEWKELAPMQTARSLFGATVHDGRIFVAAGVTDTGLTSSAEVYNIADDKWAPFEAFPQERSSLSLISLVGTLYAIGGFATLETESGELVPTELNDIWRYNEEEKKWEGVLREIAYAAGATFLPVRLNVLRLTKM, encoded by the exons ATGACTCTGGGCTTGGAACAAGCGGAGGAACAGCGGCTGTACCAGCAGACGCTCCTGCAGGATGGGCTCAAGGACATGCTGGACCACGGCAAGTTCCTGGACTGTGTGGTGCGGGCAGGAGAGCGCGAGTTCCCGTGCCACCGCCTGGTGCTGGCCGCCTGCAGCCCTTACTTCCGGGCACTCTTCCTGGCTGAACCAGAGACCGCTGGCGAACTGCGCCTGGAAGATGTGTCCCCAGATGTGGTGGCCCAGGTGCTGAACTACCTGTACACGTCAGAGATCGCGCTGGATGAGGCAAGCGTGCAGGATCTGTTCGCCGCAGCACACCGCTTCCAGATCCCGTCCATCTTCACCATCTGTGTGTCCTTCCTGCAGAAGCGCCTGTGCCTAGCCAACTGCCTGGCCGTCTTCCGTCTCGGCCTACTACTCGACTGTGCCCGCCTGGCGGTGGCTGCCCGCGACTTCATCTGCTCGCGCTTCACGCTGGTGGCGCGCGACGCCGATTTCCTTGGGCTTTCGGCCGATGAGCTCATAGCCATCATTTCCAGCGATGGCCTCAatgtggagaaggaggaggcggTGTTCGAGGCGGTGATGAGGTGGGCTGGCAGCGGTGACGCCGAGGCGCAAGCAGAGCGCCAGCGCGCGCTGCCCACGGTTTTCGAGAGCGTGCGCTGCCGCCTGCTGCCTCGCGCCTTCTTGGAGAGCCGCGTGGAGCGCCACCCTCTCGTGCGTGCCCAGCCGGAGTTGCTTCGCAAGGTACAGATGGTGAAGGATGCACACGAAGGCCGCATCACCATGCTGCGcaagaagaagaaagacaagGGGAAGGAGACTGCTGGGACCAAGGAGGCTGATAAGGGCTCAAATGAAGCCAAGACAGGGGAGGATGAAGAGGATGAACGTGTCCTGCCTGGGATTCTCAATGACACACTCCGCTTTGGCATGTTCCTGCAGGACCTCATTTTCATGATCAGTGAGGAGGGTGCAGTGGCCTATGATCCAGCAGCCAACGAGTGCTACTGTGCCTCTCTCTCCACCCAGATCCCCAAGAATCATGTCAGCTTGGTCACCAAGGAGAACCAGGTCTTTGTGGCTGGGGGCCTCTTCTACAACGAGGACAACAAAGAGGACCCCATGAGTGCTTACTTCCTGCAG TTTGACCACCTGGACTCGGAGTGGCTGGGCATGCCGCCGCTGCCGTCTCCGCGCTGCCTCTTTGGTCTGGGAGAGGCTCTTAACTCCATCTACGTGGTCGGCGGCCGAGAGCTCAAGGATGGGGAGAGCAGCCTGGACTCGGTCCTGTGCTACGACCGGCT GTCCTTCAAATGGGGCGAATCGGACCCTCTGCCATACGCAGTGTATGGCCACGCTGTTCTCTCCCATATGGACCTCGTCTACGTCATTGGTGGCAAAGGCAGCGACAG GAAGTGCCTGAACAAGATGTGCGTCTATGACCCCAAGAAATTCGAGTGGAAGGAACTGGCACCCATGCAGACTGCCCGCTCGCTCTTTGGGGCCACCGTCCATGATGGCCGCATTTTTGTGGCAGCGGGGGTCACCGACACAGGACTGACCAGTTCCGCAGAGGTGTACAACATCGCAGATGACAA GTGGGCACCCTTTGAGGCCTTTCCACAGGAGCGCAGCTCACTCAGCCTGATTAGCCTGGTGGGCACCCTCTATGCCATTGGTGGCTTCGCCACACTGGAGACTGAGTCCGGAGAATTGGTCCCCACAGAGCTCAACGACATTTGGAG ATATAACGAGGAGGAGAAGAAGTGGGAGGGCGTCCTGCGGGAGATCGCCTACGCAGCCGGCGCCACCTTCCTGCCTGTGCGGCTCAACGTGCTGCGCCTGACTAAGATGTGA